The following are encoded in a window of Dioscorea cayenensis subsp. rotundata cultivar TDr96_F1 chromosome 16, TDr96_F1_v2_PseudoChromosome.rev07_lg8_w22 25.fasta, whole genome shotgun sequence genomic DNA:
- the LOC120279079 gene encoding pentatricopeptide repeat-containing protein At5g55840 yields MLKDALKIFRLMGLQGIKASVYSCNLILSTIAREKQINLVWLFFKEMLKQKIRPDICTFNIILNSFCFEGKLEKAGYLFKKIEEVGYIPTTVTYNAIVNWFCKMGRFKAALQVIDCLGKKGIMADGKVLTSESTYKTLISGFCEEGKVDVATRIFNKMLDLNLVPSCINYSILIDGHCRNGNTGRASILSNEMEAGGFRPNQISFGALINGYCKVLEMDAAINLVDEMQTRSLLVKHVIYTSLMDECRRKRQDYEALKFLTDMCDSGITPVVVSYSAIINGLCKMGRLNQIREILGRMQKTGVLPNNILYATRIYHICKDGDAMEALKFYTDIYYVGYCANLITRNTLISALCQKWMLIEAEQFMQHTLSMKIDPDLISFHHIINGHSNKGDPLGAFAVYEQMIEMGHHPNIYTFGILLKALCNGGNLNEAKKFFHRILQIPFAVDICTYNILLMELCKFGKLDDSLKLVDKMIENNIIPDMDTYNILLSGFCRKGKILPAIYLSEKMRTKGFFPNLVAYTCLISCLIKEGQLKAASYLFEEMVKKDGIPADVVVYNTLIAGYSRVGLMQKVEKLVSMMQNKGIHPNQATYNILIHAYVKKQKLLKSLDLYKNMIQIGLNPDKLTYHSIILGLCESGMMDIGVKILEKMRLEGVSPDDLIFNLLITKYSEKSEMKIAFKLMNCMRSLQMSPSSDTYDAIVSGLNRKGWFQDSYAILQVMIREGISPKHTHYITMINGACRNGDIWGAFRLRDEMEALGLVPREVAESSMVRGLCKCGKLDEAMLVLDGMFRAGIVPTTATFTTIMNGLCKVAKLDDALYLKNVMEQYDLKLDVITYNVLITGLCCNRHLANALELYEEMKQKKLLPNIATYVVLIAAICKENRVQEGVMLLKDIEDRGFIHPEENAKDLHKRLSDALRRLNMLRNCRKKLLFSGVAVS; encoded by the coding sequence ATGCTCAAGGATGCCTTAAAGATATTTAGATTAATGGGTTTACAAGGGATTAAAGCTTCTGTTTACAGTTGTAATCTTATCCTTTCGACCATTGCACGAGAGAAGCAGATCAATTTAGTCTGGTTGTTTTTCAAAGAAATGCTAAAACAGAAAATCCGTCCTGATATATGCACATTTAATATCATTCTGAATTCTTTTTGCTTTGAGGGAAAGCTTGAGAAAGCGggttatctatttaaaaaaatagaagaagttGGCTATATACCGACAACTGTTACTTATAATGCAATTGTCAATTGGTTTTGCAAGATGGGAAGGTTCAAGGCTGCTTTGCAGGTGATTGACTGTCTGGGCAAAAAAGGCATCATGGCTGATGGGAAAGTACTCACTAGTGAAAGCACATATAAGACTCTCATCAGTGGATTCTGTGAGGAAGGAAAAGTAGATGTTGCTACTcgaattttcaataaaatgttGGACCTTAATCTTGTGCCTAGTTGTATTAACTACAGCATCTTGATTGACGGGCATTGCCGGAATGGGAACACAGGTAGAGCTTCAATTCTTTCGAATGAAATGGAAGCTGGGGGGTTTCGACCTAATCAGATTAGTTTTGGTGCTCTAATAAATGGTTATTGCAAGGTTCTTGAAATGGATGCAGCAATAAATCTTGTGGATGAAATGCAAACAAGGAGTCTCCTTGTCAAGCATGTCATCTACACTAGTTTGATGGATGAGTGTCGCAGAAAGAGACAGGACTATGAAGCATTAAAATTTCTTACCGATATGTGTGATTCTGGAATTACTCCTGTTGTTGTCTCATACTCTGCAATAATAAATGGTTTGTGCAAAATGGGCAGATTGAACCAGATAAGGGAAATTTTAGGTAGGATGCAGAAAACTGGAGTTCTGCCCAACAACATTTTATATGCAACGCGGATATACCATATTTGCAAGGATGGGGATGCCATGGAAGCATTGAAGTTCTACACTGATATATATTATGTTGGTTATTGTGCAAATTTGATCACTCGTAACACATTGATTTCTGCTCTTTGTCAAAAGTGGATGTTGATAGAGGCAGAGCAGTTTATGCAACATACGCTAAGCATGAAAATAGATCCTGATCTCATCAGCTTCCATCATATTATTAATGGTCACAGCAATAAAGGTGATCCATTAGGAGCATTTGCCGTGTATGAACAAATGATTGAAATGGGTCATCATCCTAATATTTATACATTTGGAATTTTACTTAAAGCTCTATGTAATGGAGGTAATCTGAATGAAGCGAAGAAATTTTTTCATCGCATTCTTCAAATTCCATTTGCCGTTGACATATGCACTTATAATATATTGCTCATGGAGTTGTGCAAATTTGGAAAATTGGATGATTCTTTGAAGTTAGTTGACAAAATGATTGAAAATAACATAATCCCTGACATGGACACATATAACATTCTTCTCAGTGGCTTCTGTAGGAAAGGGAAGATTCTTCCCGCTATTTATCTGTCTGAAAAGATGCGGACGAAGGGATTTTTTCCCAACCTTGTCGCATATACTTgtttaattagttgtttaataAAAGAAGGTCAGTTGAAGGCGGCTTCATATTTATTTGAAGAGATGGTAAAGAAGGATGGGATACCTGCTGATGTTGTTGTGTATAATACTCTCATTGCTGGGTATTCAAGGGTGGGTTTGATGCAAAAGGTGGAGAAATTGGTTTCCATGATGCAAAATAAAGGTATACATCCAAATCAGGCTACTTACAACATTCTTATTCATGCATatgtgaaaaaacaaaaactgcTGAAATCACTTGACCTTTACAAGAACATGATACAGATTGGTCTGAATCCTGATAAGCTGACATATCATTCAATTATTCTTGGACTTTGTGAGTCTGGTATGATGGATATTGGAGTAAaaattttggagaagatgaggttaGAAGGTGTTTCTCCAGATGATTTGATATTTAATCTGCTCATCACCAAGTACAGTGAGAAAAGTGAGATGAAAATTGCTTTTAAATTAATGAATTGTATGAGAAGCTTGCAGATGTCTCCGAGCAGTGATACTTATGATGCTATTGTTAGTGGTTTGAACAGAAAAGGCTGGTTTCAAGATTCCTATGCGATTTTACAAGTGATGATCAGAGAAGGAATTTCTCCTAAACATACACATTATATTACCATGATCAATGGAGCATGTAGAAATGGCGATATATGGGGAGCATTCAGATTGAGAGATGAGATGGAGGCACTAGGGCTAGTGCCTCGTGAAGTGGCTGAAAGTAGTATGGTTAGAGGGCTTTGTAAGTGTGGGAAGCTTGACGAAGCAATGCTGGTTTTGGATGGCATGTTTCGGGCTGGAATTGTTCCAACTACTGCAACTTTCACTACTATCATGAATGGACTTTGCAAAGTAGCTAAACTTGATGATGCTTTGTATTTAAAGAATGTGATGGAACAGTATGATCTGAAATTAGATGTCATCACCTACAATGTTCTGATCACAGGGCTATGCTGCAATCGGCATCTTGCTAATGCGTTGGAGTTGTATGAGGAGATGAAACAGAAGAAATTGTTGCCAAATATTGCAACTTATGTTGTTCTCATAGCCGCTATCTGTAAGGAAAATAGGGTTCAGGAGGGAGTAATGCTTTTGAAGGATATAGAAGACAGAGGCTTCATCCATCCAGAGGAAAATGCCAAAGACTTGCACAAGAGGTTGTCTGATGCATTGAGAAGATTGAATATGTTAAGGAATTGCCGGAAAAAACTGTTATTTTCAGGCGTAGCAGTGAGTTAA